A window of the Cystobacter fuscus genome harbors these coding sequences:
- a CDS encoding TetR/AcrR family transcriptional regulator, producing MSRWEPNAHERLQQAAMELFQERGYDRTTVEEIAARAGLTERTFFRYFADKREVLFSGSKDLEKLIVETIAGAPQGMAPLDAVATALEATAPMFEERRARARTRQALIAAHAELRERELIKLSSLASAIAESLRGRGVARPAATLIAEAGIAIFKSAFERWVEDPQEHDLSHHVRGALEELRLVTAATGAASSARPQTKATQRSRRSSP from the coding sequence ATGAGCCGCTGGGAACCCAACGCACACGAACGGCTGCAGCAAGCCGCGATGGAACTCTTCCAAGAGCGCGGGTACGACCGCACGACCGTGGAGGAGATCGCCGCGCGCGCCGGGCTCACCGAGCGGACCTTCTTCCGCTACTTCGCCGACAAGCGCGAGGTCCTGTTCTCGGGCTCGAAGGATCTCGAGAAGCTCATCGTCGAGACCATCGCGGGTGCTCCACAAGGGATGGCTCCGCTCGACGCCGTTGCCACCGCTCTCGAAGCCACGGCGCCAATGTTCGAGGAGCGCCGTGCGCGGGCGCGCACGCGACAGGCCCTCATCGCGGCGCATGCCGAGCTTCGAGAACGCGAGCTGATCAAGCTCTCATCGCTCGCATCGGCGATCGCCGAAAGCCTGCGAGGGCGAGGCGTCGCCAGGCCGGCCGCCACTCTCATCGCCGAGGCGGGGATCGCCATCTTCAAAAGCGCGTTCGAGCGCTGGGTCGAGGACCCCCAGGAGCACGACCTCTCACATCACGTCCGCGGGGCGCTCGAGGAGCTCCGACTCGTCACGGCCGCAACGGGCGCGGCGTCTTCGGCCCGGCCCCAAACGAAAGCGACGCAACGCAGTCGACGGAGTTCCCCGTAG